In the Nitrospinota bacterium genome, one interval contains:
- a CDS encoding CBS domain-containing protein, translated as MAAAYNADGVRDSFHSIDSRARATEAAQTMYDYRPGSVLIEKNGEYIGILTEGDISKRVIAELKKPIEVQVETIMSQPIITIESNKLMEAAFLTMEKNGIRHIAVTEDDAIIGMLSIRDFSSYYVRKFSNRKK; from the coding sequence ATGGCTGCTGCCTATAATGCTGATGGCGTGAGGGATAGTTTCCACAGCATTGATAGCAGAGCCAGAGCTACAGAAGCGGCACAAACGATGTATGATTACCGACCGGGGTCAGTGTTGATAGAAAAAAATGGTGAGTATATAGGAATCTTGACCGAAGGTGATATATCAAAAAGGGTTATTGCGGAATTAAAAAAACCTATAGAGGTTCAGGTTGAAACGATCATGTCTCAACCTATTATTACCATCGAGTCGAACAAGTTAATGGAGGCAGCATTTTTGACTATGGAGAAGAATGGTATCCGGCATATTGCTGTCACCGAAGATGATGCGATCATTGGCATGCTTTCGATCAGGGATTTTTCCTCTTATTACGTAAGAAAATTCAGTAACCGCAAAAAGTAA
- a CDS encoding HDOD domain-containing protein: MIHRLCRFCSSGSAINAVETIPHAISIIGSSHLNDLVLSTCIIGRFKNISPKAIDMRLFWEHSIATGISAKIIARFLDMLNFEGIFVGDLLHDIGRLIICLNTPEKFSEIFLKAETEEISLLEAEKKILGFSHEKVGEELLRRWQLPKIHQETVGYHHNPVEAPLFDKEAAVVNVANDMSKSMTLGSSGELRSSEYNDKVLGLLGIENKESLLSIIDEVQDEYQAILETFLTTQN, from the coding sequence ATCATACATCGTTTGTGCCGCTTCTGTAGCTCTGGCTCTGCTATCAATGCTGTGGAAACTATCCCTCACGCCATCAGCATTATAGGCAGCAGCCATTTAAATGATTTGGTTTTGTCAACCTGCATCATTGGACGTTTTAAAAATATTTCTCCTAAAGCGATAGATATGCGGCTATTCTGGGAGCACAGTATTGCTACTGGTATTTCAGCAAAAATTATAGCCAGGTTTCTAGATATGCTCAATTTCGAGGGCATTTTTGTTGGGGATCTCCTGCATGATATCGGACGGCTGATAATCTGTTTAAATACTCCCGAAAAATTCAGCGAAATATTTCTTAAAGCTGAAACCGAAGAAATCAGCCTTTTAGAAGCAGAGAAAAAAATATTAGGATTCAGCCATGAAAAAGTGGGAGAAGAGCTTTTAAGAAGATGGCAGTTACCTAAAATTCACCAGGAAACTGTGGGATATCACCATAACCCGGTGGAAGCTCCCCTGTTTGATAAAGAAGCCGCAGTGGTCAATGTTGCCAATGACATGTCCAAGTCGATGACTTTAGGTTCCAGCGGCGAACTGCGTTCGTCAGAATATAACGACAAAGTCCTAGGCTTACTGGGAATCGAAAATAAAGAGTCTTTGCTTTCAATCATTGATGAAGTTCAGGATGAGTACCAGGCGATCCTCGAAACATTTTTAACAACTCAGAATTAA
- a CDS encoding lipocalin family protein, with the protein MNFYTSNKYMVACIKCLSRAHVTFLITLFLFVTGCSTIPRKSSPELQVVSYVDIERYLGKWYEIALYPNWFEEGCYRSTALYEMLPGGKIKVTNQCRMHGPDGELNEAIGKAYIADESTNAKLRVQFFWPFEGDYWVIILDKDYQYAVVSEPDRQYLWILSRSPNMDKQTLEMLKDKIREKGFDLSYLKSTAR; encoded by the coding sequence ATGAATTTTTATACTTCAAATAAATATATGGTTGCTTGCATTAAATGCTTGTCGAGGGCTCATGTAACTTTTTTAATCACTCTATTTCTTTTTGTGACGGGTTGCTCAACGATTCCCAGGAAATCATCTCCTGAATTACAGGTCGTTTCTTATGTTGATATTGAACGCTACCTGGGCAAATGGTATGAAATTGCACTGTACCCAAACTGGTTTGAAGAGGGATGCTATAGATCCACTGCGCTTTATGAAATGTTGCCTGGAGGAAAAATTAAGGTGACAAATCAATGTCGTATGCATGGTCCAGATGGCGAATTGAATGAAGCGATTGGAAAAGCTTATATAGCAGATGAAAGTACCAATGCAAAATTAAGGGTCCAGTTCTTTTGGCCATTTGAAGGTGACTACTGGGTCATTATTCTGGATAAGGATTATCAATATGCTGTTGTCAGTGAGCCTGATCGTCAATACTTGTGGATCTTGAGTCGGTCTCCAAATATGGACAAGCAAACACTCGAAATGTTGAAGGATAAAATTCGTGAAAAAGGTTTTGACCTGAGTTATTTAAAAAGTACAGCAAGATAG
- a CDS encoding DUF4149 domain-containing protein: MNSLYFFDITGIFLLALIIGGMFFFAAIMTPLVFTKLPPEISGPFIRQAFPVYSQAMAGMTFAAALFLWGFHESIYLVTVFILFIWAWLWLMPRINRYRDDQLEGNLKAGKAFNILHRLSVGVNLAQMWVVGFVLYRVMAQV, from the coding sequence ATGAACAGTTTATATTTTTTTGATATTACCGGAATATTTTTGCTGGCCCTGATAATAGGAGGGATGTTTTTTTTCGCTGCTATCATGACACCTTTGGTATTTACAAAGCTTCCGCCTGAAATATCAGGTCCTTTTATTCGTCAAGCATTTCCGGTTTATAGTCAGGCCATGGCAGGAATGACTTTTGCCGCAGCTTTATTTTTATGGGGTTTTCACGAATCAATTTATCTGGTCACTGTTTTTATTCTATTCATCTGGGCCTGGTTATGGCTAATGCCTAGAATAAACCGCTATCGAGATGATCAATTAGAAGGGAATTTAAAGGCTGGTAAGGCTTTTAATATTTTGCATAGGTTGAGCGTGGGAGTTAATCTGGCCCAGATGTGGGTTGTTGGTTTTGTTCTATACAGGGTAATGGCTCAAGTCTAG
- a CDS encoding TIGR01777 family protein, with translation MKVMITGATGFIGRQLIKALNERGHEIVILTRSPDSARFRIPVHCETVTWDPSRGSLPSSVLKEVDAVINLAGENIADGRWSAKRKRELIQSRVHSVRRLIDAMTYMDLKPQSFISASAIGFYGDRGEEFLDEKDTRGHGFLSDICLSWEDEILKARDLGIRTVAYRIGMVLGHDGGALDKILPPFKLGVGGKLGNGSQWMSWIHINDLVDMLIHAVENSSVEGIYNAVSPNPVRNIEFTKILGDVLRRPTMFPVPKFVLKCALGELSELLLGGQRVKSEKIADTGFEFKYPSIQEALQEICGHSCHEIEMEQWVPQPLNKTFSFFKEAQNLEKITPEFLSFKVLNQSTPEIQEGTKINYRLSLHGFPVGWQSKITYWKPNQKFSDFQLKGPYTYWCHTHEFEEKNGGTLIKDRVLYKVPFGVPGDLVAGKWIRKDLEKIFNYRYKTIDTLMAH, from the coding sequence ATGAAAGTCATGATAACGGGTGCAACAGGTTTTATAGGAAGGCAATTAATAAAAGCGCTCAATGAAAGAGGCCATGAAATTGTAATTTTAACAAGAAGTCCTGACTCGGCCAGGTTTCGTATTCCTGTGCATTGTGAAACCGTCACCTGGGACCCATCTAGAGGCTCTCTTCCATCAAGTGTTTTAAAAGAAGTTGATGCGGTAATCAACCTGGCAGGGGAAAACATTGCTGACGGACGTTGGTCTGCTAAACGAAAACGTGAGCTTATTCAATCAAGAGTTCATTCGGTTCGACGGTTGATAGATGCCATGACCTATATGGATTTAAAACCTCAATCCTTTATTTCCGCTTCTGCAATTGGTTTTTATGGAGATCGCGGTGAAGAGTTTCTCGATGAAAAAGATACGAGAGGTCATGGCTTTCTTTCAGATATTTGTCTTAGTTGGGAGGATGAAATTCTAAAAGCCAGAGACCTTGGAATTAGAACAGTGGCCTATAGAATAGGAATGGTTCTTGGGCATGATGGGGGCGCTCTAGATAAAATTCTTCCTCCATTTAAATTGGGTGTCGGAGGCAAGCTGGGAAATGGATCTCAGTGGATGAGCTGGATTCATATTAATGATCTGGTTGATATGTTAATTCATGCTGTAGAAAATTCCTCTGTTGAAGGAATATACAATGCGGTAAGTCCTAACCCGGTAAGAAACATTGAATTTACAAAAATATTAGGGGATGTGTTGAGACGCCCGACTATGTTTCCCGTTCCCAAATTTGTCTTGAAGTGCGCCTTGGGAGAGCTTTCAGAGTTGCTTCTTGGAGGCCAGAGGGTGAAAAGTGAGAAAATTGCCGATACGGGTTTTGAATTTAAATACCCTTCGATCCAGGAAGCATTGCAGGAGATCTGTGGGCACTCCTGTCACGAGATTGAAATGGAGCAATGGGTTCCTCAACCTCTGAACAAGACTTTTTCTTTTTTTAAGGAAGCACAAAATTTAGAAAAAATCACTCCAGAATTTTTAAGCTTCAAAGTTCTGAATCAATCAACCCCGGAAATCCAGGAAGGTACAAAAATTAACTATCGACTTTCCCTTCATGGTTTTCCCGTTGGTTGGCAATCAAAAATTACCTATTGGAAACCAAATCAAAAATTCTCAGATTTTCAATTAAAGGGTCCCTATACATATTGGTGTCACACTCACGAGTTTGAAGAGAAAAACGGCGGTACTTTAATAAAAGATCGTGTGCTGTACAAGGTTCCTTTTGGGGTCCCCGGGGATCTGGTTGCTGGGAAGTGGATAAGGAAGGATTTGGAGAAGATATTCAATTACCGCTACAAAACCATTGATACTTTGATGGCGCATTAA
- the urtE gene encoding urea ABC transporter ATP-binding subunit UrtE, with translation MLKVENLNQFYGESHTLWDLNLDVLAGKCTCLMGRNGVGKTTLLKSIMGLLPISSGSIFYEGAELSNKPAELRARKGIGYVPQGREIFTQLSVEENLRVALLARDDGLREIPELIFEIFPVLKQMLNRRGGDLSGGQQQQLAIGRALTINPKLLILDEPTEGIQPNIVHEIGDIIIRLNQEKDLTILLVEQKLPFARRVAQKYCILDKGRDVVADDMENLGEEIINQYLTV, from the coding sequence GTGTTAAAAGTTGAAAATTTAAATCAGTTTTATGGCGAAAGCCATACCCTCTGGGATTTAAACTTAGATGTTTTAGCCGGAAAATGTACATGTTTAATGGGGAGAAATGGTGTAGGCAAAACGACCCTACTTAAGTCGATTATGGGATTGTTGCCAATAAGTTCCGGTTCTATCTTTTATGAAGGCGCAGAACTTTCGAATAAACCAGCTGAGTTGAGAGCACGAAAAGGTATCGGTTATGTCCCACAAGGTAGGGAAATATTTACACAATTAAGTGTTGAAGAAAACCTTCGAGTAGCCTTGCTTGCTCGTGATGATGGTTTGCGCGAAATTCCTGAGCTTATATTTGAGATTTTTCCTGTCTTAAAACAGATGTTAAATAGAAGAGGAGGAGATCTTTCTGGAGGTCAACAACAACAATTGGCTATAGGAAGAGCTTTAACCATAAATCCCAAACTTTTAATATTAGATGAGCCCACAGAGGGCATTCAGCCAAATATAGTGCACGAAATTGGTGATATTATAATTCGCCTAAATCAGGAAAAAGATCTGACTATATTGCTCGTCGAGCAAAAGTTACCATTCGCACGTCGTGTTGCACAAAAGTATTGCATTCTGGACAAAGGTCGAGATGTTGTAGCGGATGATATGGAAAATCTGGGAGAAGAAATTATCAACCAATACTTGACAGTCTAA
- the urtD gene encoding urea ABC transporter ATP-binding protein UrtD has protein sequence MTRLAAQAKESKVNTSHGCILYIEGLTVSFDGFKALNDLNLYIDDGELRCIIGPNGAGKTTMMDVITGKTRPDSGTVFFGQDHDLSKMTEYEISHIGIGRKFQKPTVFLNHTVFENLELALKAKKDVWTSLMKCLSTEHKELIEEGLETIGLTKQKNLRAGLLSHGQKQWLEIGMLLVQDPKLLLIDEPVAGMTHQETDRTAELLSSLAGKHSVVVVEHEMDFIRSIANRVTVLHEGSVLAEGKMEDIQNNQRVMEVYLGS, from the coding sequence ATGACTAGATTAGCAGCTCAAGCAAAAGAATCTAAAGTTAACACATCACATGGTTGTATCCTTTATATAGAAGGGCTGACGGTTAGCTTTGACGGATTCAAAGCACTTAACGATTTAAACCTCTATATTGACGATGGTGAGTTACGTTGTATCATAGGACCTAATGGTGCCGGGAAAACTACCATGATGGATGTAATCACAGGAAAAACACGTCCAGACTCCGGCACTGTTTTTTTTGGGCAAGATCACGACTTGTCAAAAATGACAGAGTACGAAATTTCTCACATTGGCATAGGCCGTAAATTTCAAAAACCAACAGTTTTTCTTAATCATACAGTTTTTGAAAATTTAGAGCTGGCACTTAAGGCTAAAAAAGATGTTTGGACATCTCTTATGAAATGCTTAAGTACCGAACATAAAGAGTTAATTGAAGAAGGTCTTGAAACTATTGGATTAACTAAACAAAAGAATCTTCGCGCTGGTTTGTTATCTCACGGTCAGAAGCAATGGTTGGAGATCGGAATGCTACTTGTTCAAGACCCAAAACTGTTGTTGATCGATGAACCCGTTGCGGGAATGACTCATCAGGAAACAGATCGCACTGCTGAACTCTTATCATCGCTTGCAGGTAAACATTCCGTCGTAGTTGTTGAGCATGAAATGGATTTTATTCGTTCTATTGCAAATAGGGTAACCGTCTTACATGAGGGAAGTGTACTTGCAGAAGGAAAAATGGAAGATATCCAAAATAATCAAAGAGTCATGGAAGTTTATTTAGGAAGCTAA